aaagaGGGTCGATAGTGAATTAGCACAATGAGTACTTATCACATTTAAGTGTgctattttttcatatatactacaatattattataattggTTATAGATCCATGTCCATAAGCGAGTTAACATTTGTAATTGTGGATTGGTATCAAGTGATCAATTAAATGACATGGCCACTTCTATGGTTCGATGTTGATATTCGATTTTATTGGATCGAAGATTCATGAATTCACTAAGGTGTTAGCATATATGTATGTGTGCCCACATGGATTGTTCGACTTTGAGATAAGTtgtgttttcaaaataaaatatctttaataaaataatgctaCCAATCAACGACACCTATGTGACGCCTCAAAAGTTAAGTCCCACTTGATTGTGTGAAAATGATTTTAGGGAGTTCAATTGTAActttgataatttattttaaattaataacaCAGATTTAGATAACACTTTCTTTGAGCCTTGACAAATTGTATCAAAGCAACCTATAAGAAATATCATATGAAGTTTGGGCATTGTAGCATGAAATGGGCTCTACGAGAACGTTAGGAATTTGAGTGGATAAGATTGTAACACTCCAAAAAGTTGTCTCACATTGGGTGAATGGATTGTAATGGTGTTATAAAAGTATCAAGTCTCGTGTTAGTTCCTTATTAGATAAAATTGagatttataagtgatttttgTTAACCATAATATTGTTATAGTTTTAActattttagaaattttcaattataattttaactTATCTTTTTAGAGTAATAGTGTGAAATAGCTCGTGGTTTTTCTGGTCAGGATAGCCTACGACCTAAGTGGGAGCTAAGtatgttagatttttttttttaaatccttcGTTTTGTTTACTTCTCCCACTAAAAGAATTACGAATATGTTGAGAaacaaaaagaggaaaagagaatTCTTCTAGCaataataacattaataaaaaaaaaaaaaaaatttacatctAAATCTCTTCTGGGATGCTCTCAAGCGCTTGACCAATTCTAGCTTTAGTCGACACAACATTAACACGATTTGGAGGTATATGCACAAGCTCACGTGCCACGTCTTTGAAGTCGAGGAGCCCTCCATCTTTGCACTTGGACAACATGCGAGCCGCCTCTTGCTTCGTCATCCTCACTTTGACTGTAATCACCTCCTTTTTGGCAAcacttttcttctcaaaatcctTCCCATCTTCTGTGGGTTTTGAATATGCAGAACAGTCACTTTTCTTCTCTGCTACCTTCTTCTTTGATGCCTTCTTCTCTAACTCATCTCTGTATATGGGTTTTGCGTTAAGAGCAGGTTTCCTAGGTTGTTCTACTTCATCAGACGAATGTCTGTTACAGGAGTTAACAAAGGATTTCCACatctttagagagagagagagacagagagacagaggggtgttggttttggttttggagtGTATAATTGTGTGAGAAGAGGGAAGGGAGTTTGGGAATTTATAAAGAAAGAGCATGGAGTGTTATGTGGGCACAAATTAAGAAGTGCTCCACCTTCCCAAGTGGGTGAACCGGGGAGGACACGACAATCAACATGGAAGTCTATTAAATTCTTTTACTAGTCAATCTCTCTAGTTGTTGTTGACTGCAATTAGTGTTGCTTGTTTAATTATTTGGggatttttattgtatttttgttgagGAAAATTGTCATGGgcaatttgtttattatttttttccatgaAGAAACAGTCAAATGGAGCCTACAAGCTAGTGACATGTTGGAGGAGAGGCAAAGACTAACACGTACGAAGcctgtttcttttttgttttttcttggagGAGTCATCAATTAAGTCTCTTTCTGCGTGAGGAGTTCATATTTGCCTTTTTGTAAATGGGATGAGTTGGGGAACGTTACATGGTGGGAggccaacaaaagaaaaggcgGCATTGCTTAGAAGTATGCGTAGcgtttttcattaaaaaaaattatggcacTTTAAGGTTCTATATTTGGGATGATTTAGTGTTTATATTTTGTGAAAAGTTTGGCAATCCTTTGTGCTTGGTAGAGAACAAAAATGTCAGAATATTgattagataattaaattcactttaatttatttgcttaagtttttaaaataagtaatgattaatatggtattagagcaaaaGTCGTGAGTTTAAATCTTGTCTCTTTCATTCACCtcttgatttaattaaatattctttgtAGCGGGCTTTGCTTAAGAAGAGTTTGAGTTCACACatgagaaaattttaatttagaatattaattaaattcactatttctaTTAGTTTATCCTCTTATGATAggtggtgatttaatataaaagaacaaaaaaaaaaaaaagacaaattatgCCTTGACTTTTATATTGCTCATGAAGGTGATACATATAGAAGAAGGCTAGAGATTCTAGAGCCATTATGGTAGGAGGTAAGCGAGTTGTTTTCTAGGATTACAAATAGGGTATTTGGAATTTTGGAGTTACAAAAGTTTTGTAAGAACAATCTAAAATAAAAGTTTTCATATAGTGAATGTCTTTGGGGTTGGTTGTTCCTCAGGGTGATTTTACACTTCAAAACGTTTTCACTTGGTTACTAAAATTTTTgtgtttgatattttttttaatttacttaatTTTGATGATCATATTATGTATGCTCACATTCTCACAATACTTTGACTAGTTGTAATTAGTGAAAAGCACATTCACCAACCCTCCACCCCTTCTCTAAGTATTGTTTAGAGTGGTCGGTCGTTACAATTTCACAGAGTTTAAGAAGttggttgggtttttttttttttttttttctcgttttGGAGAGATTGAGGTATGCCACTACCACTACATTGTCCGACCATGGTCATCATAGTTAAAGCAACTTTGTAGACCAAATTCATTAGTTTAATAATGCTTCAGATTTCCCAAGAAATTAATTACGTAAAAACACTTAATACGGCTAATTATGATGTTGATTATCGGTACAAAGGGTTGTTAGAATCTTAAAATATTGGTAGCAAGGGttgttaaaaactttttttgtttttttttttggtaaaagggTTGTTAGAAActtattatatacatatataagacCAAATTTCTTAGAAATAATTGTTAGAACATGTCTCATGCACCAACTTCCTTTGTACTTGTGAAAGATTTCGGc
This genomic interval from Corylus avellana chromosome ca3, CavTom2PMs-1.0 contains the following:
- the LOC132174394 gene encoding uncharacterized protein LOC132174394, which gives rise to MWKSFVNSCNRHSSDEVEQPRKPALNAKPIYRDELEKKASKKKVAEKKSDCSAYSKPTEDGKDFEKKSVAKKEVITVKVRMTKQEAARMLSKCKDGGLLDFKDVARELVHIPPNRVNVVSTKARIGQALESIPEEI